The genomic stretch ACTTACCGAATCTAGATGAATTTGAAGCCTATGCAAGTGAATCTAAGGGGCTGATGTGGAATACAAGAGCAAAAACTCAACCTGCAGCTCAAACGGAGCTGGGCAGTGATGACTCAATGGATGCGCTGGAGGTTCCCGAAGAAACGATCAGTTTGATCTATAAGCTGCCTTTACTCGCGGGTACGGATAAACCGGAAGGCATGATTGTTGTTCGGGTGATGTCAGATGAGATCAGAAGCGTGCTGACGAAGAGTAGGGAACTCGGAAACAGCTATATCCTTGATGCTTCAGGCCAAATGTTTCTCTCTTCCGCTTCGGAGAAAAGAGAGTATGCAGAGATTAGCCATGCCATTAGGGAACAAATAAGGATTACATCTTCTTCCAGTGGTTTTTTTAACACAAAGTCAGGCGGCCAGAAGCTTGGAGTGAGTTACCGTGTTTCTAGTTACAATGACTGGGTGTACGTATCTGTTACCTCAATCGCTGCTGTAACCAAGGAATCCCAGTCCATCGGTCTCATGACGATCGCTGTTTGTGTTTCTATCCTGCTTCTAGTAGCGGCAATTTCATACTTTGGCAGCCAGCGTATGTATAAGCCAATTCGTTATCTAACGCAGCTCACTAGAGAAGCCAACGAAGAAGCAGGCATGATAGAGCAGAAGGATGATTTAGTGCTGATTCAGGAAGGTATTAAGGCACTGGCTTCTACCAAAAGTAAACTGAAACACGTAATGCAAGGACAAATTCGGCATTTACGCGAATTTTTTGTGATCAAACTTTTCACAGGGCAAATGTCGGAGGAAGAGTTGTTACAGCGCTCTGATATGTACGGGTTTCCAAGAGAATGGAAGCATCTGCTCGTCTTTGCCATTCAGATTGATGATCTTTCCTACACGAGGTACGCAGATGAGGATCGTGAACTTTTATTATTCGCGCTAAATAATATCGTAGAGGAATTGCTGCCCCCTGATCGCAGATTTAGTCCCGTTTTGCTTGGTGAAACTCAGATCACATTGATTGCGAATCAGGACGGAAGCAGAGAAGAAATTTTAGAATATGCAGTCGAGCAAGCTGAAATGATACAAGCTAAAGCAAAGGAATATTTACAGCTTCAGATCAGTATCGGGGTGAGCAGACCTTTTCAAAATATCGCAGATGCGGTCATTGCATATGGGGAAAGTCTGGAAGCGCTGCGCTGCAGAAACAGCCTTGGTTCCGGCATGATTGTCTGTGTTGAAGAAATCGACAAACGTGCGTCAGGCGAAACAGCAGTATATGGACATCTCAAACCGCTTGAAGAGCAGATGGTACACTCCTTACGGGAAGCAGATCTTGAGAAAACCATGGGGATGCTGGACCAGTATTTGTCTGCTGTATTG from Paenibacillus polygoni encodes the following:
- a CDS encoding helix-turn-helix domain-containing protein, translated to MRNYWIKLLVFCLLLGAVPTLFIGLFSYITASQDVKDKVQAANMLMLQQTEMQVEQMLHTLEDSVTQFANTALVQEAFHQSLTNEDFVTVRKLTNEMANLRSSADIKDAYIIQFEKEWALHFAALRKLQDLPNLDEFEAYASESKGLMWNTRAKTQPAAQTELGSDDSMDALEVPEETISLIYKLPLLAGTDKPEGMIVVRVMSDEIRSVLTKSRELGNSYILDASGQMFLSSASEKREYAEISHAIREQIRITSSSSGFFNTKSGGQKLGVSYRVSSYNDWVYVSVTSIAAVTKESQSIGLMTIAVCVSILLLVAAISYFGSQRMYKPIRYLTQLTREANEEAGMIEQKDDLVLIQEGIKALASTKSKLKHVMQGQIRHLREFFVIKLFTGQMSEEELLQRSDMYGFPREWKHLLVFAIQIDDLSYTRYADEDRELLLFALNNIVEELLPPDRRFSPVLLGETQITLIANQDGSREEILEYAVEQAEMIQAKAKEYLQLQISIGVSRPFQNIADAVIAYGESLEALRCRNSLGSGMIVCVEEIDKRASGETAVYGHLKPLEEQMVHSLREADLEKTMGMLDQYLSAVLHKNSYVKERRILLLQLIMRILQIVQEQGIPVHKIIEGEKTIERFLKLQTHEEIRSWFEHRLLTPIVDILQERQESQFVSAAEKMVSIIHERYDQELTLEAIAAELHFHPVYLGRVFKKEVGRTFSDYVSEFRMKMAKHMLETTNMKISEIGEKLRYKNISAFIRAFRKMYGSTPGQYREERSSSQMAAEGKSVDHA